One stretch of Chryseobacterium fluminis DNA includes these proteins:
- a CDS encoding four helix bundle protein — MSAIKFHQDLKVYQKSFKTAMIIFELSKSFSKEQQNSQIRDAKQENRRLGFSLL, encoded by the coding sequence ATGTCAGCCATTAAATTTCATCAGGATTTGAAGGTTTATCAAAAATCTTTTAAAACCGCAATGATCATCTTCGAACTTTCAAAGTCTTTCTCTAAAGAACAGCAAAACTCACAGATTCGGGACGCGAAGCAAGAGAACCGCAGACTTGGCTTCAGTTTGCTTTAG
- the eno gene encoding phosphopyruvate hydratase, translated as MSYISYIEARQILDSRGNPTVEVDVFTEGGAMGRAAVPSGASTGEHEAVELRDGGSEYMGKGVLKAVENVREVIAPELVGLPVFDQNLIDQIMIDLDGTNNKGGLGANAILGVSLAAAKAAANELKLPLYKYVGGVNANTLPVPMMNVINGGSHSDAPIAFQEFMVMPVKADSFSHALRKGTEIFHNLKAILHSRGLSTAVGDEGGFAPTFKGTEDALDTLLQAIEKAGYKPGDDVMIALDCAASEFYKDGVYDYRKFQTPDAAQFTSSEQVSYLAELADKYPIISIEDGMQENDWEGWKMLTDKIGDRVQLVGDDLFVTNVERLSRGVKEGIANSILVKVNQIGSLSETMAAVQMAQHNKFTSVMSHRSGETEDSTIADLAVAMNCGQIKTGSASRSDRMAKYNQLLRIEEALGETAIFPGLEAFKIKR; from the coding sequence ATGAGTTACATTTCTTACATAGAAGCGAGACAAATTTTGGATTCAAGAGGGAATCCTACAGTTGAAGTAGATGTATTCACAGAAGGTGGTGCGATGGGTCGTGCTGCGGTACCTTCGGGAGCGTCTACAGGAGAGCATGAAGCAGTTGAGTTGCGTGACGGTGGTTCAGAATACATGGGGAAAGGAGTTCTTAAAGCTGTTGAGAATGTAAGAGAAGTAATCGCACCTGAATTGGTGGGGCTTCCTGTTTTTGACCAGAACCTGATTGATCAGATTATGATTGATCTGGACGGAACCAACAACAAAGGAGGTTTAGGAGCCAATGCAATCCTTGGTGTTTCTCTGGCTGCTGCAAAAGCTGCTGCAAATGAATTGAAATTACCTTTATACAAATATGTAGGTGGTGTAAATGCAAACACACTTCCTGTACCAATGATGAACGTGATCAATGGAGGTTCCCACTCAGATGCACCGATCGCGTTCCAGGAATTTATGGTAATGCCGGTAAAAGCAGATTCTTTCTCGCACGCGTTGAGAAAAGGAACTGAGATTTTCCATAACCTGAAAGCGATTCTTCACTCAAGAGGTCTTTCTACTGCAGTAGGCGATGAAGGAGGTTTTGCACCCACTTTTAAAGGAACGGAAGATGCTTTGGATACCTTACTTCAGGCTATCGAAAAAGCAGGCTATAAGCCAGGCGATGATGTGATGATTGCCTTAGACTGTGCTGCTTCGGAATTCTATAAAGACGGTGTTTACGATTACAGAAAATTCCAGACTCCGGATGCCGCTCAGTTTACCAGCAGCGAACAGGTCTCTTATCTTGCAGAGTTGGCAGACAAATATCCTATTATTTCTATCGAAGACGGAATGCAGGAAAACGACTGGGAAGGATGGAAAATGTTAACCGATAAAATCGGAGACAGAGTACAGTTGGTTGGTGACGATTTATTCGTAACCAATGTTGAAAGATTATCAAGAGGAGTAAAAGAAGGGATCGCCAATTCAATTCTTGTGAAAGTAAACCAGATCGGTTCCCTTTCTGAAACAATGGCAGCGGTACAGATGGCTCAGCATAACAAGTTTACGTCTGTAATGTCTCACAGATCAGGGGAGACGGAAGACTCTACCATTGCGGACCTTGCAGTAGCCATGAACTGTGGACAGATCAAAACAGGTTCTGCTTCAAGATCAGACAGAATGGCGAAATACAATCAGCTGCTTCGAATTGAAGAAGCATTAGGGGAAACGGCAATTTTCCCGGGCTTGGAAGCTTTCAAAATTAAAAGATAA
- a CDS encoding response regulator has product MSISIVIVEDEKNYNNALKKVINYQDDMKVVAQFFNGSEAIENLIEISPDVVMMDIQLQDMLGIEIIDKLRKEMPETQFIMCTSFDDDEKIFNSLKAGATGYLIKGESMDKILASIRDVYNGGAPMSSSIARKVLNHFERKNSVVKDIDELTDREKEVLNLLSEGLLYKEIGDKIFISIDTVKKHVGNIYRKLHVNNKVEAINKFNHFKN; this is encoded by the coding sequence ATGAGCATTTCCATAGTCATAGTAGAAGACGAAAAAAATTATAACAACGCCTTAAAAAAGGTCATCAATTATCAGGATGACATGAAGGTTGTTGCTCAGTTTTTTAATGGCAGTGAAGCGATTGAGAATCTTATAGAAATTTCTCCGGATGTTGTCATGATGGATATCCAGCTGCAGGATATGCTGGGCATAGAAATTATTGATAAACTGAGAAAGGAAATGCCGGAGACCCAGTTTATCATGTGTACCAGTTTCGACGATGATGAAAAAATTTTTAATTCTTTAAAGGCCGGCGCTACAGGCTACCTCATCAAAGGCGAAAGTATGGACAAAATTCTTGCATCGATCCGTGATGTCTACAATGGAGGCGCACCCATGAGTTCCTCTATTGCCAGGAAGGTCCTTAATCATTTCGAAAGAAAGAACAGCGTTGTAAAAGATATTGATGAATTGACAGACCGTGAAAAAGAAGTTCTGAACCTTTTATCAGAAGGTCTTCTCTACAAGGAAATCGGTGATAAAATATTCATCAGTATCGACACTGTTAAAAAGCATGTCGGAAATATCTACAGAAAACTTCACGTCAATAACAAAGTTGAGGCGATTAATAAATTTAACCATTTTAAAAACTAA
- a CDS encoding citrate synthase, producing the protein MSDNKVILNYAGNSYEYPIVDSTIGDRGIDISKLRDQTGLITLDLGYKNTGATLSDITYLDGDKGELFYRGYPIEQIADKSNFTEVMYLLLHGELPTQDQFNTFNGNIKKYNFVAEEMKKIIDAFPRSAHPMGVLSTLTSALTAFNPKAVNVNSKEEMDLAAELLIAKFAHLAAWTYRKTLGLPLNHGDNSLNYVENFYKMAFRLPNEDFQINPVVTQALDKLLILHADHEQNCSTSTVRMVGSAHTGLFASVSAGISALWGPLHGGANQAVIEMLELIEKDGGDVSKYVAKAKDKNDSFRLMGFGHRVYKNFDPRAKIIKKAADDLLAALGIQDKALDIAMQLEKVALEDDYFIERKLYPNVDFYSGIIYRALGIPTEMFTVMFALGRLPGWIAQWKEMRLKGDPIGRPRQVYQGAQKRDYIDLVNR; encoded by the coding sequence ATGTCAGACAACAAAGTAATATTGAATTACGCAGGTAATTCGTATGAATATCCTATCGTAGATAGTACTATCGGAGACAGAGGGATCGATATTTCAAAATTAAGAGACCAGACAGGTTTAATCACATTAGATTTAGGGTATAAAAACACCGGGGCTACACTTAGTGACATCACTTACTTAGACGGAGACAAAGGAGAATTATTCTACAGAGGATATCCTATCGAGCAGATTGCCGATAAGTCTAACTTCACTGAAGTAATGTATCTTCTATTACACGGTGAATTACCAACTCAGGACCAATTCAATACCTTCAACGGTAACATCAAAAAATATAATTTCGTAGCAGAGGAGATGAAAAAAATCATCGATGCTTTCCCTCGTTCTGCTCACCCAATGGGAGTTTTATCTACTTTGACTTCTGCTTTAACAGCCTTCAATCCGAAAGCGGTTAATGTAAACTCTAAAGAAGAAATGGACCTTGCTGCAGAATTGCTTATTGCTAAATTTGCCCATCTTGCGGCCTGGACGTACAGAAAAACGTTAGGTCTTCCATTAAATCATGGAGATAACAGCCTGAATTATGTAGAAAACTTCTACAAAATGGCTTTCAGACTGCCAAATGAAGACTTCCAGATCAATCCTGTGGTTACTCAGGCTTTAGATAAATTATTAATTCTTCATGCTGATCATGAGCAAAACTGTTCTACTTCTACGGTAAGAATGGTAGGTTCTGCTCATACAGGACTTTTCGCTTCTGTTTCAGCAGGTATTTCTGCACTTTGGGGACCTTTACACGGAGGCGCAAACCAGGCAGTTATTGAAATGCTTGAATTAATTGAGAAAGACGGAGGTGATGTATCTAAATATGTTGCTAAAGCTAAAGATAAAAATGACAGCTTCCGTCTGATGGGATTCGGACACAGAGTATACAAAAACTTCGACCCGAGAGCAAAAATCATCAAGAAGGCGGCAGACGATTTATTAGCAGCATTAGGTATTCAGGACAAAGCACTTGATATCGCCATGCAGTTAGAAAAAGTAGCATTGGAAGATGACTATTTCATCGAAAGAAAATTGTATCCAAACGTAGATTTCTATTCCGGAATCATCTACAGAGCGTTAGGAATTCCTACCGAGATGTTTACTGTAATGTTCGCATTGGGAAGACTTCCGGGCTGGATTGCTCAATGGAAAGAAATGAGATTGAAAGGAGACCCGATCGGAAGACCGAGACAGGTATATCAGGGAGCTCAGAAGAGAGACTATATCGATTTAGTAAACAGATAA
- the ctlX gene encoding citrulline utilization hydrolase CtlX gives MQTTDTVLMIEPIAFGFNEETAKNNYFQVEQKGFDIQFQALTEFKAFAEKLRSKGINVITIKDTLDPHTPDSIFPNNWVSFHNDGKVVLYPMFASNRRVERREDIIETIKEQGFEVSEIDDWSLPEIQGHFLEGTGSMIFDHDHKIAYGSVSLRLDERLFREFCEKYGFTPVVFHSFQTVDSERLPIYHTNVMMCVADRFVVICLDCIDDELERNKVMETIKNSGKEIIEISEDQMHQFAGNMLQVQNKEGEKFLVMSETAYKSLDENQVSSIEKYCEIIYSDLHTIEVNGGGSARCMLAEVFLPKK, from the coding sequence ATGCAGACAACAGATACCGTATTAATGATAGAGCCCATCGCATTTGGCTTTAACGAAGAAACCGCAAAAAATAATTATTTCCAGGTCGAGCAGAAGGGTTTTGACATTCAGTTCCAGGCGCTGACCGAATTTAAAGCTTTTGCTGAAAAACTGAGAAGTAAAGGCATTAATGTCATTACGATCAAAGATACCTTAGATCCTCACACCCCGGATTCTATTTTCCCCAATAACTGGGTGAGTTTTCACAATGACGGAAAAGTGGTTTTATACCCGATGTTTGCATCCAACAGGAGAGTGGAAAGAAGAGAAGATATTATTGAAACCATCAAAGAACAGGGATTTGAAGTTTCGGAAATAGATGACTGGTCTCTCCCTGAGATCCAGGGTCATTTTCTTGAAGGAACAGGAAGCATGATTTTCGATCACGATCATAAAATAGCCTACGGTTCGGTTTCTTTGCGGCTTGATGAGAGATTATTCAGAGAGTTCTGCGAAAAATATGGCTTTACGCCTGTGGTCTTCCATTCATTTCAGACTGTAGACTCAGAAAGACTTCCGATCTACCATACCAATGTTATGATGTGTGTGGCCGACCGGTTTGTGGTTATCTGTCTAGACTGTATCGATGATGAACTAGAAAGAAATAAAGTGATGGAAACCATTAAAAATTCAGGAAAAGAGATCATCGAAATTTCGGAAGACCAGATGCATCAGTTTGCAGGAAATATGCTCCAGGTGCAGAATAAAGAAGGCGAAAAATTTCTTGTCATGAGCGAAACCGCTTATAAATCTTTAGATGAAAATCAGGTTTCCTCCATCGAAAAATACTGTGAGATCATTTACTCAGATTTACATACCATTGAAGTCAACGGGGGCGGAAGTGCACGTTGTATGCTGGCTGAGGTGTTCTTGCCGAAAAAGTAA
- a CDS encoding serine hydrolase domain-containing protein produces MKILKLFFLPLWLAVALGCSDNEDEKNDQEELDTAVKNIHENLQKDLNTDVPSLSVYVVSPKGTYFSTVKGTNGSAVTPDMYFRFASNTKNFTSAAILKMMQDGWLNLDDKITGNIPGTAVPYTPDGPDWNFPHKNQITIRQILQHNAGIYDLSNDISQYNVGGETYTDHMLETSPDHQFTTSEYVKLLTDHNLTYGAPNTVYHYSNTGFSILGEIVARIYSQKTNSAKTYGNYMYDHIVGPSSKKPLPIRFPELATDNQLPAPYIKGLIKYADHGEVTDKKNASAHIAEGNGIGTMVTLTEYIRTLMKGENVLYASTAELMRTSKGLATTSQYALGCSNFPGIGYGHNGATEGYLSLMTYDPKTDVSVIVLLPFWDLTSTAKFEKCLMTLNVTGLEVKKRLGY; encoded by the coding sequence ATGAAAATACTTAAACTCTTTTTCTTACCCCTATGGCTTGCTGTTGCATTGGGTTGCAGCGATAACGAAGACGAAAAAAACGATCAGGAGGAACTGGATACGGCGGTAAAAAATATTCATGAGAATCTGCAGAAAGACCTGAACACAGATGTTCCGTCATTAAGTGTTTATGTTGTGTCTCCGAAAGGAACCTATTTCAGCACCGTAAAAGGTACAAATGGTTCCGCCGTAACGCCTGATATGTATTTCCGCTTTGCCAGCAACACTAAAAATTTTACCTCTGCGGCAATCTTGAAAATGATGCAGGACGGATGGCTTAATCTGGATGATAAAATCACGGGCAATATTCCCGGAACAGCAGTCCCATATACTCCGGACGGGCCAGACTGGAATTTCCCCCATAAAAATCAGATCACCATTCGTCAGATTTTACAGCATAACGCAGGAATTTATGATTTAAGTAATGATATTTCACAATATAACGTGGGAGGCGAAACTTATACGGACCATATGCTGGAAACTTCTCCGGATCATCAGTTTACCACTTCAGAATATGTAAAGCTTCTGACTGATCATAACCTCACCTATGGGGCTCCCAATACGGTCTATCATTATTCCAATACCGGATTTTCTATCCTGGGAGAAATTGTTGCAAGAATCTATTCGCAGAAAACAAACTCAGCAAAAACATATGGTAATTATATGTATGACCACATCGTAGGGCCGTCATCAAAAAAGCCGTTGCCTATCAGGTTTCCTGAACTTGCTACTGACAACCAGTTGCCTGCCCCATATATCAAAGGATTAATAAAATATGCTGATCATGGTGAGGTCACCGATAAGAAAAATGCAAGTGCCCATATCGCAGAAGGCAACGGAATAGGAACCATGGTTACCCTTACGGAATATATCAGAACGCTGATGAAAGGGGAGAATGTCTTGTATGCTTCCACTGCAGAACTGATGCGTACGAGCAAAGGCCTGGCAACGACCTCCCAGTATGCGTTAGGATGTTCTAACTTTCCTGGAATAGGATACGGGCATAATGGCGCTACGGAAGGATACCTTTCTTTAATGACCTATGATCCGAAGACAGATGTTTCAGTTATTGTTTTACTTCCGTTCTGGGATCTTACCAGCACTGCAAAATTCGAAAAATGTCTTATGACCCTTAATGTCACCGGACTGGAGGTAAAGAAAAGGCTGGGCTACTAA
- a CDS encoding dimethylarginine dimethylaminohydrolase family protein yields the protein MKLNIKNETGRLKSVVLGQPNSLGGTPVLAESYDAKSYYSIENNIYPKEEDIIAEMNAFEAVLKKYDVEVLRPSIIKDYNQVFARDVAFVIDDKMIISNVIADRADEQGAYQTVFEKVAWRKIINLPETAHIEGGDVIVWDDFLFIGTCFSEDYRNYKTARTNEYAIEILKEYFPKKRIIDLELKKNDKVPYEGILHLDCTFNPVGKDKCIIYKDGFVDESDYRLIIDIFGEENCFHVTPEEMFEMCPNIFSISPEIVVSDKTFTRMNNHLRNEWGMTVEEIPYREISKMGGLLRCSTMPLVRE from the coding sequence ATGAAACTAAACATTAAAAATGAAACAGGGAGGCTGAAATCCGTGGTTTTAGGTCAGCCTAATTCACTGGGCGGAACGCCTGTCCTGGCAGAAAGCTATGATGCCAAATCATACTATTCCATTGAAAATAATATCTATCCGAAGGAAGAGGATATCATTGCCGAAATGAATGCTTTCGAAGCTGTTTTGAAAAAATATGATGTCGAAGTTCTCCGTCCGAGCATCATCAAAGATTATAATCAGGTTTTTGCAAGAGATGTCGCTTTCGTGATCGACGACAAAATGATCATTTCCAATGTCATCGCAGACAGAGCAGACGAACAGGGCGCCTACCAGACAGTCTTTGAAAAAGTAGCATGGCGAAAAATTATCAATCTTCCGGAAACGGCACATATCGAAGGTGGTGATGTCATCGTCTGGGACGATTTTCTGTTTATCGGAACCTGTTTCAGTGAAGATTACAGAAATTATAAAACCGCCAGGACCAACGAATATGCGATTGAAATTCTCAAAGAATACTTTCCTAAAAAAAGAATCATCGATCTTGAATTAAAGAAAAATGACAAAGTTCCGTACGAAGGAATACTCCATTTAGACTGTACTTTCAATCCCGTTGGAAAAGATAAATGTATCATCTATAAAGACGGGTTTGTAGATGAGAGCGATTACCGTCTGATTATTGATATCTTTGGCGAAGAAAACTGTTTCCATGTGACTCCCGAAGAAATGTTCGAAATGTGTCCCAATATCTTCTCGATCTCACCGGAAATTGTAGTATCCGATAAAACATTCACCCGGATGAATAATCATCTCAGAAACGAGTGGGGGATGACCGTAGAAGAAATTCCGTACAGGGAAATATCTAAAATGGGAGGCCTCTTACGTTGTTCCACGATGCCGTTGGTAAGAGAATAA
- a CDS encoding sensor histidine kinase: MKELPEEFKTTYILAIVIMMFFAGFIIFVVLMYNRKQLLFLKEKQLKESEHQNQLLQKELEKQKLLEKERERISHDMHDDLGAGISALKLQAEFLKQMVQDDNLKNDIDDLLKTSEEMNLSMREMLWSLNSGNDTLGSFIEYSKQYAHHFLKKTKIHLNIEEGNMAFEKVIATEQRRNLFLCLKEALNNAYKHSKCNQIIISFAQEHEKFIMKISDNGIGIHHEKSEGNGLRSMKRRMQEQGGHCKVVTDQGTHLIFKIELS, encoded by the coding sequence ATGAAAGAACTTCCTGAAGAATTTAAGACCACTTACATTTTGGCCATTGTAATCATGATGTTTTTTGCAGGATTTATCATTTTTGTTGTTTTGATGTACAATAGAAAACAACTGCTGTTTTTAAAAGAAAAACAGCTCAAAGAATCCGAGCATCAGAATCAACTTCTGCAAAAAGAGCTGGAAAAACAGAAACTCCTCGAAAAGGAAAGAGAACGGATTTCCCACGACATGCATGATGACCTTGGTGCCGGTATTTCAGCCTTAAAACTTCAGGCCGAGTTTCTAAAGCAAATGGTTCAGGATGATAATTTAAAAAATGATATTGACGATTTATTAAAAACCTCCGAAGAAATGAATCTTTCCATGCGGGAGATGCTCTGGAGCCTGAATTCTGGAAATGACACTTTGGGAAGCTTTATAGAGTACTCCAAACAGTATGCCCATCATTTTCTGAAGAAAACAAAGATTCACCTGAATATAGAAGAGGGAAATATGGCTTTCGAAAAGGTGATTGCCACCGAACAGAGAAGAAATTTATTTCTGTGTCTGAAAGAAGCTCTGAATAATGCCTACAAACACAGTAAGTGCAATCAGATAATAATCTCGTTTGCGCAGGAACACGAAAAATTCATAATGAAAATTTCCGACAACGGAATAGGCATCCATCATGAAAAATCCGAAGGAAACGGACTGCGGAGCATGAAACGAAGAATGCAGGAGCAGGGAGGCCATTGCAAAGTAGTTACAGATCAGGGAACACATCTCATTTTTAAAATAGAATTATCATAG
- a CDS encoding discoidin domain-containing protein, with the protein MQKYFFLFVLWMAMSVNAQQKTFCNPINIDYGYTPFKNFSTQGKHRATADPVIVNFKNKLFLFSTNQEGYWYSDDMLDWKFVKRKFLRDNKYQHDLNAPAVWAMKDTLYVFGSTWEQDFPIWKSTNPTENDWHIAVDTLKVGAWDPAFHYDEDKNKLYLYWGSSNEWPLLGTEVKVKTLQSEGFVKPILRLKPEDHGWERFGEYNDNVFLQPFVEGAWMTKHNGKYYMQYGAPATEFSGYSDGVYVSNNPLEGFEYQQHNPFSYKPGGFARGAGHGATFEDKYKNWWHISTIFISTKNNFERRLGIWPAGFDKDDVMYTNTAYGDYPTFLPQYAQGKDFSKGLFAGWMLLNYNKPVQVSSTLGGYQPNLAVDEDIKTYWSAKTGNAGEWFQTDLGEVSTINAIQINYADQDAEFMGKTLGKMHQYKIFGSDDGKKWTVIVDKSKNTKDVPHDYVELEKPAKARFLKMENLKMPTGKFALSGFRVFGKGQGAVPPKVQNFVPLRADPKKYGERRSIWMKWQQNSEADGYVIYWGKSPDKLYGSMMVYGKNEYFFTGADRTDSYYFRIEAFNANGVSEQTEIFKAE; encoded by the coding sequence ATGCAGAAGTACTTTTTCTTATTCGTCCTATGGATGGCAATGTCTGTAAATGCGCAGCAGAAGACATTTTGTAATCCCATTAATATCGATTACGGATATACCCCGTTTAAAAATTTTTCAACCCAGGGAAAACACCGGGCTACCGCAGATCCGGTAATCGTTAACTTTAAAAACAAATTATTCCTTTTTTCAACCAACCAGGAAGGGTACTGGTACAGTGACGATATGCTGGACTGGAAATTTGTGAAAAGGAAATTCCTCAGAGATAACAAATATCAGCATGACCTCAATGCGCCTGCGGTCTGGGCGATGAAAGATACGCTGTATGTATTCGGCTCAACCTGGGAGCAGGATTTTCCGATCTGGAAAAGTACCAACCCGACAGAAAATGACTGGCATATTGCAGTCGATACTTTAAAAGTGGGAGCCTGGGATCCTGCCTTTCATTATGATGAAGATAAAAACAAACTGTACCTCTATTGGGGCTCAAGCAACGAATGGCCTTTGCTGGGAACAGAAGTAAAAGTAAAAACATTGCAGTCCGAAGGTTTTGTAAAGCCTATTTTACGGTTAAAGCCCGAAGATCACGGTTGGGAAAGATTCGGAGAGTACAATGATAACGTTTTTCTGCAGCCTTTCGTAGAAGGAGCCTGGATGACGAAGCACAACGGGAAATATTATATGCAGTACGGTGCACCGGCTACGGAATTCAGCGGATATTCGGATGGCGTATATGTGAGCAATAATCCCTTGGAAGGTTTCGAATATCAGCAGCACAATCCTTTTTCCTATAAGCCCGGAGGATTTGCAAGAGGAGCAGGCCACGGCGCTACATTTGAAGATAAGTATAAAAACTGGTGGCATATTTCCACGATTTTTATTTCCACCAAAAATAACTTCGAACGGAGGCTGGGAATCTGGCCTGCAGGATTCGATAAAGACGATGTGATGTATACCAATACAGCGTATGGCGACTATCCTACCTTTCTTCCTCAATATGCTCAGGGTAAAGATTTTTCAAAAGGCTTGTTCGCCGGCTGGATGTTGCTGAATTACAATAAGCCGGTTCAGGTTTCATCAACGCTGGGAGGATATCAGCCCAATTTAGCGGTGGATGAAGATATTAAAACGTACTGGAGTGCAAAAACAGGAAACGCGGGCGAGTGGTTTCAGACCGATTTAGGAGAAGTTTCTACCATTAACGCCATTCAGATCAATTATGCAGATCAGGATGCAGAATTTATGGGCAAGACGTTGGGCAAGATGCATCAGTATAAAATTTTCGGATCCGATGATGGTAAAAAATGGACGGTTATCGTAGATAAAAGTAAAAATACAAAAGATGTTCCTCATGATTACGTGGAGCTTGAAAAGCCTGCCAAAGCGAGATTTCTGAAAATGGAAAATCTAAAAATGCCAACCGGGAAATTTGCTTTAAGCGGATTCAGGGTATTCGGAAAAGGGCAGGGAGCGGTTCCCCCGAAAGTGCAGAATTTTGTTCCGTTAAGAGCTGATCCTAAAAAATATGGGGAAAGAAGAAGCATCTGGATGAAATGGCAGCAAAATTCTGAGGCAGACGGGTATGTGATCTATTGGGGAAAATCTCCGGATAAATTATACGGAAGCATGATGGTGTATGGTAAAAATGAATATTTCTTTACCGGAGCAGACAGAACAGATTCCTACTATTTCCGGATTGAAGCCTTTAATGCCAATGGAGTCTCGGAACAAACCGAGATCTTTAAAGCAGAATAA
- a CDS encoding alpha/beta hydrolase, whose protein sequence is MKKSLIIFWGSVIFMLLYQCKDKTIHLGKEISYTSQEDLHYGNDTEQVLDLYMPKNKPKEQQDVFLIIHGGGWRGGNKSQLTYFTLSLMQKFPNAIFANMNYRLASASRFALPNQTDDIHKAILFLEKRLDYKPRFILLGNSAGGHLSMFYAYHSDKKKKVKAVINIVGPADLSDAGFKNYDDYSFLEKHLIDPETVQPDVSLMTFGSPIHWIRPTSAPTLSYYGTQDAVVPDSQGEILDSVLKKNHVYHELYKFDGDHVGWAKEPHDDFLIEKIAGFLKKIGPKKRSENFKAL, encoded by the coding sequence ATGAAAAAAAGTTTAATCATATTTTGGGGTTCTGTCATCTTCATGCTTCTCTATCAGTGTAAAGACAAAACCATTCATCTGGGAAAAGAGATTTCTTATACCAGTCAGGAAGACCTTCACTATGGTAATGATACCGAACAGGTGCTGGATCTTTATATGCCGAAAAATAAGCCGAAAGAACAACAGGATGTTTTCCTTATCATTCATGGCGGTGGCTGGCGCGGAGGTAATAAATCGCAGCTTACGTATTTCACCTTGTCTCTTATGCAGAAATTTCCTAATGCTATTTTTGCCAATATGAATTACAGACTGGCCTCAGCCTCCCGTTTCGCTCTTCCCAATCAGACCGATGATATCCATAAGGCGATCTTATTCCTGGAAAAAAGACTCGATTATAAGCCAAGATTTATTTTGCTCGGCAACAGTGCCGGCGGACATTTATCCATGTTTTATGCTTATCACTCGGACAAGAAGAAGAAAGTAAAAGCGGTGATTAATATTGTAGGGCCTGCAGATTTATCAGATGCGGGATTTAAAAACTATGATGACTATTCCTTTCTGGAAAAGCATCTTATAGATCCTGAAACCGTTCAGCCTGATGTTTCATTAATGACTTTCGGAAGCCCTATCCACTGGATTCGTCCTACGTCTGCTCCTACTCTTTCTTATTACGGAACGCAGGATGCTGTGGTTCCTGATTCACAGGGAGAAATTCTGGATTCGGTATTGAAAAAGAACCATGTTTATCATGAGCTTTATAAATTCGATGGTGACCATGTAGGATGGGCAAAAGAACCACATGATGATTTCCTGATTGAGAAAATAGCCGGATTTCTGAAAAAGATCGGCCCAAAAAAACGCTCTGAAAATTTCAAAGCGTTATAA